The following are encoded together in the Hypnocyclicus thermotrophus genome:
- a CDS encoding DUF116 domain-containing protein yields the protein MKKINIILIKILYSLYYIIILIFIKIRKEDYTNSNISEKFIQFNNKRVMKIIKNKKIKSNEIALLLPHCLQAYECTFKITSDIENCKECGKCVIDKIIKLKKKYGISVKVATGGTLARIFLKKHRPKLVIAVACERDLISGIYDSIPLLVYGIFNTRENGPCINTNVNVEEIETVIKTISEKE from the coding sequence ATGAAAAAAATTAATATTATTCTAATTAAAATACTGTATTCTTTATATTATATAATTATATTAATTTTCATAAAAATTAGAAAAGAGGATTATACAAATTCTAATATATCAGAAAAATTTATTCAATTTAATAATAAAAGGGTAATGAAAATAATTAAGAATAAAAAAATAAAAAGCAATGAAATAGCATTATTATTGCCACATTGTTTGCAAGCATATGAGTGTACATTTAAAATAACTAGTGATATAGAAAATTGTAAAGAGTGTGGAAAGTGTGTAATAGATAAAATCATTAAATTAAAGAAAAAATATGGTATTAGTGTAAAAGTAGCTACAGGTGGAACTTTAGCGAGAATATTCTTAAAAAAGCATAGACCAAAATTAGTAATAGCTGTAGCTTGTGAAAGAGATTTAATATCAGGTATTTATGATTCAATTCCACTTCTTGTTTATGGAATATTTAATACAAGAGAAAATGGGCCTTGCATAAATACTAATGTAAATGTTGAAGAAATTGAAACTGTAATAAAAACTATAAGTGAAAAGGAGTAA
- the glgB gene encoding 1,4-alpha-glucan branching protein GlgB codes for MQSSKTNIILLQEEIERIVNASLADPFLFLGMHKLNEEQVVVRVFNPEAKKVRFYSDIEDRYLTKIDERGLFEEVFDSKKVFKYEIEYEYFSGNTFRTRDPYSFLPVLTDYDLYLFNEGNHHKIYEKLGAHVITHEGVKGTQFAVWAPEAQRVSVVGNFNNWDGRVHTMRILGATGVWEIFIPEVCENDIYKFEVKTKSGAINLKSDPYAFKGEKRPSTASIVYDIENKHEWKDEKWMNERPKINWLERPVSVYELHLGSWKRKNENEFLDYKDLAHQIMEYVKENNYTHIEVMPVAEHPLDESWGYQVTGYYAVTSRFGEPHEFMYFVDLMHQNGIGVIMDWVPGHFPKDAHGLGRFDGSALYEHEDPKQGEHMDWGTYIFNYGRNEVKNFLISNALFWMDKYHIDGLRVDAVASMLYLDYSRKDGEWIPNQFGGRENLEAIEFLKYFNSITHQYHPGILTIAEESTSFPAVTKPTYLGGLGFSLKWNMGWMNDSLEYISKDPIYRKYHQGDLTFSLIYAFSENFKLVISHDEVVHGKGSLINKMPGDDWQKFANMRLFYSYAYAHPGKKLFFMGSEFGQWNEWNCNQSIDWHLLQYEPHKKLLEFVKTLNKVYKENKALWEIDFSYEGFEWIDFNDSDNCIISFVRKSKDGEKIICAFNFTPAVQNDYRIGVPESGYYEEILNSDSEIFYGSNVGNLGGVYSEPIPIHGRNDSIRINIPPLAGVYFKLKK; via the coding sequence ATGCAGTCAAGTAAAACAAATATAATATTATTACAAGAAGAGATAGAAAGGATAGTAAATGCATCACTTGCAGATCCATTTTTATTTTTAGGAATGCATAAATTAAATGAAGAGCAAGTTGTTGTAAGAGTATTTAATCCAGAAGCAAAAAAAGTGAGATTTTATTCTGATATAGAAGATAGATATCTTACTAAAATAGATGAAAGAGGATTATTTGAAGAAGTATTTGATTCAAAAAAAGTTTTTAAATATGAGATAGAATATGAGTATTTTAGTGGAAATACATTTAGAACAAGAGATCCTTATTCTTTTTTACCAGTTCTTACTGATTATGATTTATATTTATTTAATGAAGGAAATCACCATAAAATATATGAAAAATTAGGAGCACATGTAATTACTCATGAAGGAGTGAAAGGAACTCAATTTGCTGTATGGGCACCTGAAGCACAAAGAGTAAGTGTAGTAGGGAATTTTAATAATTGGGATGGAAGAGTTCATACAATGAGAATTCTTGGTGCCACAGGAGTATGGGAAATATTTATTCCTGAAGTATGTGAAAATGATATATATAAATTTGAAGTGAAAACAAAATCAGGAGCAATTAATTTAAAATCAGATCCATATGCGTTTAAAGGAGAAAAAAGACCATCAACAGCTTCTATTGTTTATGATATTGAAAATAAACACGAATGGAAAGATGAAAAATGGATGAATGAGAGGCCAAAAATTAATTGGTTAGAAAGACCAGTATCAGTATATGAATTGCATTTAGGCTCTTGGAAAAGAAAAAATGAAAATGAATTCTTAGATTATAAAGACTTGGCACATCAAATAATGGAATATGTTAAAGAGAATAATTATACACATATAGAAGTAATGCCAGTAGCAGAACATCCATTAGATGAATCATGGGGATATCAAGTAACAGGATATTATGCGGTTACTAGTAGATTTGGAGAACCACATGAATTTATGTATTTTGTAGATCTTATGCATCAAAATGGAATAGGAGTTATTATGGACTGGGTTCCAGGACATTTTCCTAAAGATGCTCATGGATTAGGGAGATTTGATGGTTCGGCATTATATGAACATGAAGATCCTAAACAAGGTGAACATATGGATTGGGGCACATATATATTTAATTATGGAAGAAATGAAGTTAAAAACTTTTTGATTTCAAATGCTTTATTTTGGATGGATAAATATCATATAGATGGATTAAGGGTAGATGCTGTTGCTTCTATGTTATATCTAGATTATTCTAGAAAAGATGGAGAATGGATACCAAATCAATTTGGTGGAAGAGAAAATTTAGAGGCAATTGAATTTTTGAAATACTTTAATTCAATAACACATCAGTATCATCCAGGGATACTTACAATAGCAGAAGAATCTACTTCATTTCCAGCAGTAACAAAGCCTACATATTTAGGTGGACTTGGATTTTCATTAAAGTGGAATATGGGATGGATGAATGATTCGCTTGAATATATATCTAAAGATCCTATATATAGAAAATATCATCAAGGAGATTTAACTTTTTCATTAATATATGCATTTTCTGAAAACTTTAAATTAGTTATATCTCATGATGAGGTAGTACATGGAAAAGGAAGCTTAATTAATAAAATGCCTGGTGATGATTGGCAAAAATTTGCAAATATGAGATTATTTTATTCTTATGCATATGCACATCCAGGGAAAAAGCTTTTCTTTATGGGAAGTGAATTTGGTCAATGGAATGAATGGAACTGTAATCAAAGTATAGACTGGCATTTATTACAATATGAACCTCATAAAAAATTATTAGAATTTGTAAAAACATTAAATAAAGTATATAAAGAAAACAAAGCATTATGGGAAATAGATTTTAGTTATGAAGGATTTGAATGGATAGATTTTAATGACTCAGATAATTGTATAATTTCATTTGTTAGAAAATCTAAAGACGGAGAAAAAATTATATGTGCGTTTAATTTTACGCCAGCAGTTCAAAATGATTATAGAATAGGAGTTCCTGAATCAGGATATTACGAAGAAATATTAAATAGTGATTCAGAAATATTTTATGGATCAAATGTTGGAAATTTAGGTGGAGTTTATTCAGAACCAATTCCTATACACGGAAGAAATGATTCAATAAGAATAAATATTCCTCCTTTGGCAGGAGTTTATTTTAAATTAAAAAAATAA
- the dnaN gene encoding DNA polymerase III subunit beta: MLNITVNRNKFIKALKIVEKAVSENKIRPVLSGVYLEAINNKIYLKGTNLEMTISAFMFGKIFEEGAIVFSPSLIDEYLREINDEEINLYVENNILIIETEDSSSEFSLFDVTEYPKLKEFKEGKEYEVSKMLLEEMFEKSKIAAATSNENPAINCVRLEFEEGKIKFVSSDTYRLLYLEDDLDEAYGESYKISIPLLSVEALIKTLKSVADDFVKILINENQIAFKFEKEVFQTRLVDLAFPDYGNILRNINSNKEVLVDTEKFIALLKRVSVFVKNNNENKNSAIFKFKDNKLIVKGVSDIAKIIDEVDINKVGEDLLISLNVKFLLDYLQFLDKNEKTEIKLYDSKSAVTIKSVSNPKSIYIAMPLALRD, encoded by the coding sequence ATGCTAAATATTACTGTAAATAGAAATAAATTTATAAAAGCACTAAAAATAGTAGAAAAAGCAGTAAGCGAAAATAAAATAAGACCGGTTTTATCGGGAGTTTATTTAGAAGCAATAAATAATAAAATATATTTAAAAGGAACTAATTTGGAAATGACAATTAGTGCTTTTATGTTTGGTAAAATATTTGAAGAAGGTGCAATAGTTTTTTCACCTAGTTTAATAGATGAATATTTAAGAGAAATAAATGATGAAGAAATAAATTTATATGTTGAAAATAATATATTAATTATTGAGACAGAAGATTCATCATCAGAATTTTCTCTTTTTGATGTAACAGAATATCCAAAATTAAAAGAATTTAAAGAAGGAAAAGAGTACGAAGTATCGAAGATGTTATTAGAAGAAATGTTTGAAAAATCTAAAATTGCTGCAGCGACATCAAATGAAAATCCAGCAATTAATTGTGTTAGATTAGAATTTGAAGAAGGAAAAATAAAATTTGTGTCTTCAGATACATATAGATTACTTTATTTAGAAGATGATTTGGACGAAGCATATGGTGAATCATATAAAATAAGTATACCCCTTTTAAGTGTTGAAGCTCTTATTAAGACTTTAAAATCAGTAGCAGATGATTTTGTTAAAATTTTAATAAATGAAAATCAAATAGCGTTTAAGTTTGAAAAAGAAGTGTTTCAAACTCGGCTTGTTGATTTAGCATTTCCAGATTATGGGAATATATTGAGAAATATTAATTCTAATAAAGAAGTGTTAGTAGATACAGAAAAATTTATAGCACTTTTAAAAAGAGTAAGTGTATTTGTAAAAAATAATAATGAAAATAAAAATAGTGCTATATTTAAATTTAAAGATAATAAATTGATTGTAAAAGGAGTATCAGATATAGCAAAAATTATTGATGAAGTAGATATAAATAAAGTAGGAGAAGATTTATTGATATCTCTTAATGTAAAATTTTTATTAGATTATCTTCAATTTTTAGATAAAAACGAAAAAACAGAAATAAAATTATACGATTCTAAAAGTGCAGTAACAATAAAAAGTGTGAGTAATCCAAAAAGTATATATATAGCAATGCCTTTAGCATTAAGAGATTAA
- a CDS encoding STAS domain-containing protein encodes MNITTTDINESIKKIDIQGEIDVYTSIDLKLELNNLVDNGSHKLIIDLENVTYMDSSGLGVLVALLKRIKTEEGQLKLLNLPPSVAKIFELTRLTKFFEIYNDLDNAINSF; translated from the coding sequence ATGAATATAACAACTACAGATATAAATGAAAGTATAAAAAAAATTGATATTCAAGGTGAAATAGATGTATATACTTCTATTGATTTAAAATTAGAACTTAACAATTTAGTAGATAATGGTAGTCATAAACTAATAATTGACTTAGAAAATGTAACATATATGGATAGTTCAGGGTTAGGAGTATTAGTTGCTTTATTAAAAAGAATAAAAACAGAAGAAGGACAATTAAAACTTTTAAATTTACCTCCTAGTGTAGCTAAAATATTTGAATTAACAAGACTTACTAAATTTTTTGAAATCTATAATGATTTAGATAATGCTATAAATAGTTTTTAA
- a CDS encoding sigma-70 family RNA polymerase sigma factor: MEREKDLVSLYLKDIRKYDILTKEEEFELLKKAQQNDKEAKQKLILSNLRLVVNIAKSYTKKGLSFIDLISEGNFGLIHAIERFDPDRGYRFSTYAVWWIKQAISKAIISKGREIRIPSYKHDLLNKVNKFIMNYITKNSSYPTIQEISKGTELSIEKVEKVMLEFQEMMSLNSVIGEDIYLEDTISDDDEETLEEKIINQIAREEINKILSFLKPREREIIILRYGLEGNEMHTLEEVGRKFNITRERVRQIEKKTLQKLRDKYSDKLKIYLK, translated from the coding sequence GTGGAGAGAGAAAAAGACTTAGTTTCATTATATTTAAAAGATATAAGAAAATATGATATTCTTACAAAAGAAGAGGAATTTGAACTTTTAAAAAAAGCACAGCAAAATGATAAAGAAGCAAAACAAAAACTTATATTATCCAATTTAAGACTTGTAGTAAATATAGCAAAATCATATACTAAAAAAGGACTTAGTTTTATAGATTTGATAAGTGAAGGAAATTTTGGACTTATTCATGCAATAGAAAGATTTGATCCTGATAGAGGCTATAGATTTTCCACTTATGCTGTATGGTGGATAAAACAAGCTATATCAAAAGCTATAATAAGTAAAGGAAGAGAAATAAGAATTCCATCATATAAACATGATTTATTAAATAAAGTAAATAAATTTATAATGAATTATATCACTAAAAATAGTTCTTATCCTACTATTCAAGAAATTTCAAAAGGAACTGAATTAAGCATTGAAAAAGTGGAAAAAGTTATGCTAGAATTTCAAGAGATGATGTCTTTAAATTCTGTAATAGGTGAAGACATTTATTTAGAAGATACTATAAGTGATGATGATGAAGAAACACTAGAAGAAAAGATTATTAATCAAATTGCTAGAGAAGAAATAAACAAAATATTATCATTTTTAAAGCCAAGAGAAAGAGAAATAATAATATTAAGATATGGACTTGAAGGTAATGAAATGCATACTTTAGAGGAAGTAGGGCGAAAATTTAATATTACTAGAGAAAGAGTAAGACAAATAGAAAAGAAAACGCTTCAAAAGCTAAGAGATAAGTATAGTGATAAATTAAAAATATATTTGAAATAA
- a CDS encoding NAD(P)H-dependent glycerol-3-phosphate dehydrogenase: MSKIVVMGAGSWGTALALLLAENGNEVVLWEFFEERAKEMQKTRRNNYYLGGIDLPDNITITNKIENILDGAEYLLFSIPSQNLRNAIQLVSSQLTEDIIIINTGKGIEVSTKLRLSEVIKEEILGKYHKNIVALSGPTHAEEVVKKLPTTIVAAGEEEKAQKVQELFSNNYFRVYYSTDITGVELGGALKNCIAIAAGIVDGLGYGDNTKAAVITRGLAEISRFSKNFNAFEKTFSGLAGMGDLIVTCTSQHSRNRYVGEELGKGKKIDDILNGMNMVAEGVPTIKAVHEISKDKNIDMPIIESLYRIIYENENILKIAKVLMERDLKEEFY; encoded by the coding sequence ATGAGTAAGATAGTTGTAATGGGAGCAGGAAGTTGGGGAACAGCATTAGCTCTTTTACTAGCAGAAAATGGAAACGAAGTTGTTTTGTGGGAATTTTTTGAAGAAAGAGCTAAAGAGATGCAAAAAACTAGAAGAAACAACTATTATTTAGGCGGTATTGATTTACCAGATAATATAACAATAACAAATAAAATCGAAAATATATTAGATGGAGCAGAATATTTATTATTTTCTATACCATCACAAAATTTAAGAAACGCTATTCAGCTTGTTTCATCACAATTGACAGAGGATATTATTATTATAAATACTGGAAAAGGAATAGAAGTTTCTACAAAACTTAGACTTTCTGAAGTAATAAAAGAGGAAATTTTAGGAAAGTATCATAAAAATATAGTAGCTTTATCAGGGCCTACTCATGCAGAGGAAGTTGTAAAAAAATTACCTACTACAATTGTAGCAGCTGGAGAAGAAGAAAAAGCACAAAAAGTACAGGAATTATTTAGTAATAATTATTTTAGAGTGTATTATAGTACAGATATAACAGGAGTTGAATTAGGAGGAGCTTTAAAAAATTGTATAGCAATAGCTGCAGGAATAGTAGATGGTCTCGGTTATGGAGATAACACAAAAGCAGCAGTAATTACTAGAGGTCTTGCAGAAATATCAAGATTTAGTAAAAATTTTAATGCTTTTGAGAAAACTTTTTCAGGTCTTGCGGGAATGGGGGACCTAATAGTTACTTGTACAAGTCAGCACAGTAGAAATAGATATGTAGGAGAAGAACTGGGGAAAGGTAAAAAAATAGATGATATATTGAATGGTATGAATATGGTAGCAGAAGGAGTACCTACTATAAAAGCTGTACATGAAATATCTAAAGATAAGAATATTGATATGCCAATAATAGAGTCTCTATATAGAATAATATATGAAAATGAAAACATTTTAAAAATAGCAAAAGTTTTAATGGAGAGAGATTTAAAAGAAGAATTTTATTAG
- the plsY gene encoding glycerol-3-phosphate 1-O-acyltransferase PlsY, producing the protein MKFFIFLIVSYIIGSIPSALIVGKIQNIDVREHGSKNIGATNAYRVLGRKYGIIVFLMDMFKGMLPLIFASTFGIKDNYLVLIGFISVIGHTFSIFAKFKGGKGVATSFGMFIFLAPIQSLISIIIFIIIVYLSRYISLGSIISAIILPTLVLLLPVNKVISDKRLISVLSLLLGAYVIYKHKANIKRLINHNENKFNF; encoded by the coding sequence GTGAAGTTTTTTATTTTCTTAATTGTGTCTTATATAATAGGAAGCATACCATCAGCATTAATTGTAGGTAAAATACAAAATATTGATGTTAGAGAGCACGGTAGTAAAAATATCGGTGCAACAAATGCATATAGAGTATTAGGAAGAAAATACGGTATTATAGTATTTTTAATGGATATGTTTAAAGGAATGTTACCATTAATTTTTGCATCTACTTTTGGAATAAAAGATAACTATTTAGTATTAATAGGCTTTATAAGTGTTATCGGGCATACTTTTTCTATATTTGCAAAATTTAAAGGTGGTAAAGGAGTTGCTACAAGTTTTGGAATGTTTATATTTTTAGCACCAATCCAATCATTAATATCAATTATTATATTTATAATTATAGTATATTTGTCGAGATATATATCATTAGGCTCTATAATTAGTGCGATAATATTACCAACATTAGTTTTATTATTACCTGTAAACAAAGTGATTAGTGATAAAAGATTAATATCAGTTTTAAGTTTATTATTAGGAGCGTATGTTATATACAAACATAAAGCTAATATAAAAAGATTAATTAATCATAATGAAAATAAATTTAATTTTTAA
- a CDS encoding tetratricopeptide repeat protein, which translates to MKIGRNDPCPCGSGKKYKKCCINKLSEQNVEELYLKQLELTRGLKNEKNCHTILEIGKRIVSKNSRHACITGTYVNMALAKRVLYCLNHNLSDLKDAKIYCNKALELKDTNQAALKNMYGICLELKEYQDACLYLSKYKDTNIFSPMSIQIIEEYQNAIEYANRDNYSQTIKEGLDKITDTLFNKFGMNAGLCGVAIMYYLGIGNDTIRAYELGKRCIEEWPNSSTYNSLGWICLNSEIKRKEDAISYFLKAIELSNDDKQKTQIRGNYFVALMENKHFEKAEKLILDLIKINPCNQNFSNYAELLKRQGRFEEALGWGNKALFLIEDDTTLLVVADIYKRMKKYKDAVEMYQLCLGHINAGENVYKFNDTNKYKMYSIASNNSLDLILYEILKGLISSFNLLRDYENAKAYLEIAKEKLPQKSDWEIWDQTLPEIEVTLEKHKEIKMKLTEIEKCISAQKNFIRNWAFKLMQLQNNSEQLNLNEDDDWTEYEKEMENILNEMSKIINKESIVYRNAETFVNSTFAHLNNVAKEFLITAETLYEIHKFSIIDFAPIVVEYCKVVEKQLRVLLGSRVPSDAKTLGGVLYTIRNNRISPYNQYLGDLYSVNKLRKSGAHTGNLRKNDVDKIRNIFYTNNLLNRLI; encoded by the coding sequence ATGAAAATTGGGAGAAATGACCCATGTCCTTGTGGCAGTGGGAAAAAATATAAAAAATGTTGTATTAATAAATTATCTGAACAAAATGTAGAAGAATTATATCTCAAGCAATTGGAGTTAACAAGAGGACTTAAAAATGAGAAAAATTGTCATACAATATTAGAGATCGGGAAGCGAATTGTATCAAAAAATTCAAGACATGCTTGTATAACCGGTACATATGTGAACATGGCTTTGGCAAAACGAGTACTTTATTGTTTAAATCATAATTTATCTGACTTGAAAGATGCAAAAATATACTGTAATAAGGCACTTGAATTAAAAGACACTAATCAAGCTGCCTTAAAAAACATGTATGGTATATGTTTGGAATTAAAAGAATACCAAGATGCCTGTTTATATTTAAGTAAATATAAGGACACAAATATTTTTAGTCCGATGAGTATACAAATTATTGAAGAATATCAGAATGCAATTGAGTATGCAAATAGAGATAATTACTCTCAAACAATAAAAGAAGGATTAGATAAAATTACGGACACGTTGTTCAATAAATTTGGCATGAATGCAGGTCTGTGCGGAGTAGCGATTATGTATTATCTTGGCATTGGAAATGATACAATAAGAGCGTACGAATTGGGAAAAAGATGCATTGAAGAGTGGCCTAATTCATCAACATATAATAGCCTGGGTTGGATATGTCTAAATTCAGAAATTAAAAGAAAAGAAGATGCGATATCTTACTTTCTCAAAGCGATAGAACTTTCAAATGATGATAAACAAAAAACTCAGATAAGAGGTAATTATTTTGTTGCATTAATGGAGAACAAGCATTTTGAAAAAGCAGAAAAATTAATATTGGATCTAATTAAAATAAATCCATGCAATCAAAACTTTTCTAATTATGCAGAGTTATTGAAACGTCAGGGTCGTTTTGAAGAAGCACTAGGTTGGGGAAACAAGGCACTTTTTTTAATAGAAGATGATACTACATTATTGGTGGTTGCCGATATTTATAAAAGAATGAAAAAATACAAAGATGCAGTTGAAATGTATCAGTTGTGTCTAGGACATATAAATGCTGGGGAAAATGTTTATAAGTTTAACGATACTAACAAATATAAAATGTATTCCATTGCATCCAACAATAGTTTAGATCTGATATTATATGAAATATTAAAAGGTTTAATATCATCTTTTAATTTACTAAGAGATTATGAGAATGCAAAAGCTTATTTAGAAATTGCAAAAGAAAAACTTCCCCAAAAGAGTGATTGGGAGATATGGGATCAAACATTGCCAGAAATCGAGGTAACCTTAGAAAAACATAAAGAAATTAAAATGAAACTTACAGAAATAGAGAAGTGCATTAGTGCTCAAAAAAATTTTATTAGAAATTGGGCATTTAAACTGATGCAACTTCAAAATAATTCGGAGCAATTAAATCTCAATGAAGATGATGACTGGACAGAGTATGAAAAAGAAATGGAAAACATATTAAATGAGATGTCTAAGATAATTAATAAAGAAAGCATTGTTTATAGAAATGCAGAGACCTTTGTTAATTCAACATTCGCGCATTTAAATAATGTCGCAAAAGAATTTTTAATCACTGCTGAAACACTGTATGAAATCCATAAATTTAGCATTATTGATTTTGCACCCATTGTTGTAGAATACTGTAAAGTTGTAGAAAAACAATTAAGAGTGCTTTTAGGGTCTAGAGTTCCTAGTGATGCAAAAACATTAGGTGGTGTACTTTATACAATCAGAAACAATAGAATTAGTCCTTATAATCAGTACTTAGGAGATTTATATAGTGTCAATAAATTAAGAAAAAGTGGTGCACATACAGGTAATTTAAGAAAAAATGATGTGGATAAAATAAGAAATATATTTTATACCAATAATTTATTAAATAGGCTTATATAA
- a CDS encoding DUF262 domain-containing protein, which produces MSELIDDSISIYEAIQNIKNGKYVMPAFQRQYVWNMEQIEKLWDSILLDYPIATFLFWHVDDNNVTWDTYFCNFLSEVTFDSRKQADSVNYELSNIDVKITNTAVLDGQQRLTSLFLSLLGQAFIRQKHARRKNGGGIVTKLLIELNKNKLTVDEEEYNSKKYDIKFSEKVGKLSPTQFEIKCILDSRFQDETTRDKAIEDAIANVPSDSKEYARGILNKLYNKIFVDKLIRFTEIHDMKQDDALEMFVRFNSGGKALKKSEITMSILEAYWPSAKTEFGRLLVDSYAGFGSDFIIRSALMLYGDVVKSNISKQIAEELKNNWSEFKRALKNLETVLKGMKIEVRRFSSSWNVLLPILYFIYYNPDYGNNLDGIRAYLIRAILFTYFQSGTTGKLQQMKSRINENDYEITVDMLNQMNDLRVTDGKIEDILNTEKGSRVAGEALYYLSLDWINKNFKYEQDHLHPFDRFDGSKPISVSMEEWRRWRGNRNRLANLHLLEGRSNGSKNDMRLVDFYNDMNDEQKAEFCKQSFIPQGISLELENFDEFYEKRKTILTERIRALLG; this is translated from the coding sequence ATGAGCGAGTTAATTGATGACAGCATAAGTATCTATGAGGCTATACAAAATATTAAAAATGGAAAATATGTTATGCCTGCATTCCAAAGGCAGTATGTCTGGAATATGGAGCAGATAGAAAAACTATGGGATTCAATTCTCTTGGATTATCCAATAGCAACATTCTTATTTTGGCATGTGGATGATAACAACGTAACTTGGGACACATATTTCTGCAATTTTTTGTCTGAGGTTACTTTTGACAGCAGAAAACAAGCAGATAGCGTGAATTATGAATTAAGTAATATTGATGTAAAGATTACGAATACAGCAGTTCTTGATGGACAGCAGAGATTAACTTCACTGTTTCTTTCTTTATTAGGTCAAGCTTTTATTCGCCAAAAGCACGCAAGAAGAAAAAATGGAGGTGGCATTGTTACAAAATTGTTGATTGAACTTAATAAGAATAAATTGACGGTTGATGAAGAAGAGTACAATAGCAAGAAATATGACATTAAATTCAGTGAAAAAGTTGGAAAGCTAAGTCCAACTCAATTTGAAATTAAATGTATCTTAGATTCTAGATTTCAAGATGAAACAACTAGGGATAAAGCTATCGAAGATGCCATTGCTAATGTTCCGTCAGATAGTAAAGAGTATGCAAGAGGTATTTTGAATAAGCTGTACAATAAAATATTTGTGGATAAGCTGATTCGGTTTACGGAAATACATGATATGAAACAGGATGATGCTTTGGAAATGTTTGTAAGATTCAATAGCGGTGGAAAAGCTCTTAAAAAATCTGAAATAACAATGTCTATTCTTGAGGCATACTGGCCAAGTGCAAAAACTGAATTTGGAAGACTTCTCGTAGATTCTTATGCCGGATTTGGCTCGGATTTTATTATCCGTTCTGCTCTTATGCTTTATGGTGATGTTGTAAAGTCCAATATTAGCAAACAAATAGCTGAGGAACTTAAGAACAATTGGAGTGAATTTAAAAGGGCATTAAAGAATTTGGAAACCGTGCTAAAAGGAATGAAGATTGAAGTTAGGCGTTTTTCAAGTAGCTGGAACGTCCTATTGCCTATACTCTACTTTATTTATTATAACCCCGATTATGGAAATAACCTTGATGGAATCCGTGCTTACTTGATTAGAGCAATTCTTTTTACATATTTCCAATCTGGTACAACAGGAAAACTACAGCAGATGAAGAGTAGAATCAACGAAAATGACTATGAAATTACTGTTGATATGCTTAATCAGATGAATGATCTCAGAGTCACTGATGGTAAAATTGAAGATATTCTTAATACTGAAAAAGGTAGTAGAGTTGCAGGGGAGGCCTTGTATTATCTCAGTTTAGACTGGATAAATAAAAATTTCAAGTATGAGCAAGACCATCTACATCCCTTCGATAGGTTTGACGGTAGTAAGCCGATATCCGTTTCTATGGAAGAGTGGCGAAGATGGAGAGGCAACCGTAATAGACTGGCTAATCTGCATCTTTTGGAAGGAAGAAGCAATGGCAGCAAGAACGATATGAGACTTGTTGATTTTTACAATGATATGAATGATGAACAAAAAGCAGAGTTCTGCAAGCAGTCTTTCATTCCACAAGGTATTTCACTTGAACTTGAGAATTTTGATGAGTTCTATGAAAAGAGAAAGACAATTCTTACGGAAAGAATTCGTGCTTTATTGGGATAG